One part of the Glycine soja cultivar W05 chromosome 11, ASM419377v2, whole genome shotgun sequence genome encodes these proteins:
- the LOC114376193 gene encoding kinesin-like protein KIN-7D, mitochondrial isoform X3 → MGDQYSPGIIPLAIKDVFSIIQDTPGREFLLRVSYLEIYNEVINDLLDPTGQNLRVREDAQGTYVEGMKEEVVLSPGHALSFIAAGEEHRHVGSNNFNLFSSRSHTIFTLMIESSAHGEDYDGVIFSQLNLIDLAGSESSKTETTGLRRKEGSYINKSLLTLGTVIGKLSEGKASHVPYRDSKLTRLLQSSLSGHGHVSLICTITPASSNMEETHNTLKFASRAKRVEIYASRNKIIDEKSLIKKYQREISVLKHELDQLKKGMQRGVNHEEIMTLKQKLEEGQVKMQSRLEEEEEAKVALMSRIQKLTKLILVSSKNAIPGYLTDASSHQQSPSVGEDDKYDALRDGSLLVENESQKDVSTVSSDPSHDVRHIISSSRRNEELSPTSCIITESTRLLPAGGVTMSDEMDLLVEQVKMLAGDIAFSTSTLKRLIEQSVNDPESSKIQIENLEQDIQEKKKQMMVLEQRISESGESSVANSSLVEMQQAIARLVTQCDEKAFELEIKSADNRVLQEQLDNKCSENRELQEKVKLLEQQLATITGGTSLMFTDQCPSGEHIDELKRKIQSQEIENEKMKLEQVHLSEENSGLHVQNQKLSEEASYAKELASAAAVELKNLAGEVTKLSLQNAKLEKELVAARDQANARNGVVQTVNGVNRKYNDARSGRKGRNSSRANECLGVGMDEFESWSLDANDLKMELQARRQREAALEAALAEKEFLEEEYRKKVEEAKKREASLENDLANMWVLVAKLKKEGGAVPESNIDIKKVDEEAHTNDLKTNDFESGIIPKEQILDVSIPENEITNEDPLVVRLKARMKEMREKEFKHLGNGDANSHVCKVCFQSSTAAILLPCRHFCLCKSCSLACSECPLCRTNISDRLFAFTS, encoded by the exons ATG GGAGACCAATATTCTCCTGGTATCATACCGCTGGCTATCAAAGATGTTTTCAGCATTATCCAAGAT ACTCCAGGAAGAGAGTTCTTACTCCGTGTGTCATATCTAGAAATATACAATGAG GTGATAAATGACTTGCTTGACCCAACTGGCCAAAATTTACGTGTTAGAGAAGATGCACAG GGAACTTATGTGGAGGGTATGAAGGAAGAAGTTGTTTTGTCTCCTGGACATGCCCTTTCCTTTATTGCTGCTGGAGAAG AGCATCGTCATGTTGGATCAAACAATTTTAACCTCTTTAGCAGCAGAAGTCACACCATTTTTACACTT ATGATTGAAAGCAGTGCCCATGGTGAAGATTATGATGGAGTCATCTTCTCTCAGCTT AACTTGATCGATCTTGCTGGATCTGAGAGCTCGAAAACTGAAACTACTGgattaagaagaaaagaaggatCTTACATAAACAAAAGTCTTCTGACACTTGGAACA GTTATTGGAAAATTGAGTGAGGGGAAAGCATCTCATGTTCCATATCGTGACTCAAAGCTTACTCGCCTCCTGCAGTCTTCACTTAGTGGGCATGGCCACGTTTCA CTTATTTGCACTATAACTCCAGCATCCAGTAATATGGAAGAAACTCATAATACCTTGAAGTTTGCTAGCAGGGCCAAGCGAGTAGAAATATATGCCTCACGTAATAAG ATTATTGACGAAAAATCTCTAATTAAGAAATACCAAAGAGAAATTTCAGTCCTCAAACATGAACTTGATCAGCTTAAGAAGGGGATGCAACGTGGTGTCAACCATGAAGAGATTATGACCTTAAAGCAAAAG TTGGAAGAAGGTCAAGTGAAAATGCAGTCAAGAttggaagaagaggaagaagcgaAGGTTGCTCTTATGAGTCGGATCCAGAAGCTAACCAAGCTCATTCTGGTTTCATCAAAGAACGCAATTCCAGGATATCTAACTGATGCTTCCAGCCATCAGCAGAGTCCTTCTGTTGGTGAGGATGAT AAATATGATGCCCTACGTGATGGATCTCTTTTGGTTGAAAATGAGAGTCAAAAAGATGTTTCCACTGTGTCATCTGATCCGTCTCATGATGTTAGACATATAATATCGTCAAGTAGACGGAACGAAGAACTCTCCCCAACTAGCTGTATCATCACTGAATCAACACGGCTGCTACCAGCG GGAGGGGTGACAATGTCTGATGAGATGGATCTTCTTGTCGAGCAAGTCAAAATGCTTGCTGGGGATATTGCTTTCAGTACTAGCACTTTGAAACGCTTAATAGAGCAGTCTGTAAATGATCCTGAAAGCTCCAAAATACAG ATTGAGAACTTGGAACAAGATatccaagaaaaaaagaagcaaatgaTGGTTTTAGAACAAAGAATAAGTGAGAGTGGTGAATCATCCGTAGCTAACTCATCACTGGTTGAAATGCAGCAG GCAATCGCAAGATTAGTGACTCAGTGTGATGAAAAGGCCTTTGAGCTGGAG ATAAAATCTGCAGACAACCGTGTCCTTCAAGAACAGTTAGATAATAAG TGTTCTGAAAACAGAGAATTGCAAGAAAAGGTGAAGCTGCTAGAGCAGCAACTGGCAACAATTACTGGTGGTACCTCGTTAATGTTTACTGATCAGTGTCCATCTGGTGAACACATTGATGAGTTGAAAAGGAAAATACAATCCCAG gagattgaaaatgaaaaaatgaagcTAGAGCAAGTTCACTTGTCAGAAGAGAATAGTGGGTTGCATGTGCAGAATCAGAAACTCTCTGAAGAAGCTTCTTATGCCAAAGAACTGGCCTCTGCAGCTGCTGTGGAGTTGAAGAATTTGGCTGGGGAAGTGACCAAACTTTCATTGCAGAATGCAAAGTTGGAAAAGGAATTGGTGGCTGCTCGAGACCAGGCCAATGCTCGAAATGGTGTTGTACAAACAGTTAATGGTGTTAACCGCAAGTACAATGATGCAAGATCAGGGAGGAAGGGAAGAAATTCTAGCCGTGCTAATGAATGTCTGGGAGTTGGTATGGATGAGTTTGAGTCATGGAGTCTTGATGCTAATGATCTGAAGATGGAACTGCAGGCTAGGAGACAGCGAGAGGCAGCTCTTGAGGCTGCATTAGCTGAAAAGGAATTTCTAGAAGAGGAGTACAGGAAAAAGGTTGAAGAGGCCAAAAAAAGAGAAGCCTCGTTGGAGAATGATTTGGCAAATATGTGGGTTCTTGTGGCTAAGTTAAAGAAAGAAGGGGGTGCCGTCCCAGAATCAaacattgatataaaaaaagttgatgaGGAAGCACATACAAATGATCTGAAAACTAATGACTTTGAAAGTGGTATTATCCCCAAGGAGCAGATTTTAGATGTATCAATACCAGAAAATGAAATAACCAATGAAGACCCCTTGGTTGTTCGACTCAAG GCACGCATGAAAGAGATGAGGGAAAAAGAATTCAAGCATCTTGGCAATGGAGATGCCAATTCCCATGTTTGTAAAGTATGTTTTCAATCTTCAACTGCAGCAATTCTTCTTCCATGCAGGCATTTTTGTT TGTGTAAATCTTGTTCACTTGCTTGTTCTGAATGTCCATTATGCCGCACCAATATTTCAGATAGACTTTTTGCTTTTACTTCTTGA
- the LOC114375068 gene encoding B-box zinc finger protein 20-like, with protein sequence MKIQCDVCHNEVASFFCPSDEASLCHACDRTIHHANKLADKHKRFSLHHPTSKDSPLCDICHERRAYLFCKEDRAILCRECDLSIHGVNEHTKKHNRFLLTGVKIGADASDPTSLSSNDTAIEERTTSSSKINRPISSLSNENISSSPTVGDNMACDTGSVSTSSISEYLIQTIPGYCMEDLLDASFASNGLSKDYEHQSAFQNQDVQVSMCSFPLQSWVPQSQAGSPQLISTTSNLHPQINSLVGVMEMPKAKASEGYSNCIYNYDYSAYKVPSICPPLIKKCKRSR encoded by the exons CACCATCCACCATGCCAACAAGCTCGCAGACAAACACAAACGCTTCTCCCTTCACCACCCCACTTCCAAAGACTCCCCTCTTTGTGATATCTGTCAT GAGAGGCGTGCatatcttttttgcaaagagGACAGAGCAATACTATGTAGAGAATGTGATCTTTCTATTCATGGGGTCAACGAACATACCAAGAAACACAACAGGTTTCTTCTCACTGGCGTAAAGATCGGTGCTGATGCTTCAGACCCAACATCACTTTCCTCAAATGACACTGCCATTGAAGAAAGAACAACCTCTAGTTCTAAAATAAACAGACCAATAAGTTCTTTGTCAAATGAGAATATCAGTTCTTCTCCCACGGTTGGAGACAACATGGCTTGTGACACGGGTTCGGTTTCAACTAGCAGCATTTCTGAGTACTTGATTCAGACCATTCCCGGTTACTGCATGGAAGATCTTTTAGATGCTTCATTTGCATCTAATGGTTTATCTAAG GATTATGAGCACCAATCAGCGTTTCAGAACCAAGATGTTCAAGTCAGCATGTGTTCGTTTCCACTGCAAAGTTGGGTACCACAATCTCAAGCTGGATCCCCTCAACTAATTAGCACTACCTCGAATCTTCATCCCCAGATTAATTCTTTAGTTGGAGTAATGGAAATGCCTAAAGCCAAAGCTAGTGAAGGATACTCCAATTGCATATATAATTATGACTACTCAGCTTACAAAGTTCCTTCAATTTGTCCTCCATTGATCAAAAAATGTAAACGCTCTCGTTAA
- the LOC114376193 gene encoding kinesin-like protein KIN-7D, mitochondrial isoform X1, which yields MASSSRARSSSPFSHRKPSTPLSSASSSTSSFTNGRVMPRSCSSSTSSFYNSGGGGRSMTPSRGHSESVCYDYGNPSPVEFGMDEEVITEPVDSSRARDSISVTIRFRPLSEREYQRGDEIAWYADGDKIVRNEYNPATAYAFDRVFGPHTNSDEVYEVAAKPVVKAAMEGVNGTVFAYGVTSSGKTHTMHGDQYSPGIIPLAIKDVFSIIQDTPGREFLLRVSYLEIYNEVINDLLDPTGQNLRVREDAQGTYVEGMKEEVVLSPGHALSFIAAGEEHRHVGSNNFNLFSSRSHTIFTLMIESSAHGEDYDGVIFSQLNLIDLAGSESSKTETTGLRRKEGSYINKSLLTLGTVIGKLSEGKASHVPYRDSKLTRLLQSSLSGHGHVSLICTITPASSNMEETHNTLKFASRAKRVEIYASRNKIIDEKSLIKKYQREISVLKHELDQLKKGMQRGVNHEEIMTLKQKLEEGQVKMQSRLEEEEEAKVALMSRIQKLTKLILVSSKNAIPGYLTDASSHQQSPSVGEDDKYDALRDGSLLVENESQKDVSTVSSDPSHDVRHIISSSRRNEELSPTSCIITESTRLLPAGGVTMSDEMDLLVEQVKMLAGDIAFSTSTLKRLIEQSVNDPESSKIQIENLEQDIQEKKKQMMVLEQRISESGESSVANSSLVEMQQAIARLVTQCDEKAFELEIKSADNRVLQEQLDNKCSENRELQEKVKLLEQQLATITGGTSLMFTDQCPSGEHIDELKRKIQSQEIENEKMKLEQVHLSEENSGLHVQNQKLSEEASYAKELASAAAVELKNLAGEVTKLSLQNAKLEKELVAARDQANARNGVVQTVNGVNRKYNDARSGRKGRNSSRANECLGVGMDEFESWSLDANDLKMELQARRQREAALEAALAEKEFLEEEYRKKVEEAKKREASLENDLANMWVLVAKLKKEGGAVPESNIDIKKVDEEAHTNDLKTNDFESGIIPKEQILDVSIPENEITNEDPLVVRLKARMKEMREKEFKHLGNGDANSHVCKVCFQSSTAAILLPCRHFCLCKSCSLACSECPLCRTNISDRLFAFTS from the exons TCGTCCCGAGCTCGGGATAGCATTTCTGTCACGATTCGGTTCAGACCGTTGAG TGAAAGAGAGTACCAGAGAGGAGACGAGATCGCGTGGTATGCGGACGGTGATAAGATTGTGAGGAATGAGTATAATCCAGCTACTGCTTATGCATTTG ATAGAGTGTTTGGACCGCATACGAATTCCGACGAGGTGTATGAAGTAGCTGCTAAACCTGTGGTGAAGGCTGCTATGGAAGGTGTAAATG GAACTGTGTTTGCATACGGTGTGACGAGTAGTGGTAAGACACATACTATGCAC GGAGACCAATATTCTCCTGGTATCATACCGCTGGCTATCAAAGATGTTTTCAGCATTATCCAAGAT ACTCCAGGAAGAGAGTTCTTACTCCGTGTGTCATATCTAGAAATATACAATGAG GTGATAAATGACTTGCTTGACCCAACTGGCCAAAATTTACGTGTTAGAGAAGATGCACAG GGAACTTATGTGGAGGGTATGAAGGAAGAAGTTGTTTTGTCTCCTGGACATGCCCTTTCCTTTATTGCTGCTGGAGAAG AGCATCGTCATGTTGGATCAAACAATTTTAACCTCTTTAGCAGCAGAAGTCACACCATTTTTACACTT ATGATTGAAAGCAGTGCCCATGGTGAAGATTATGATGGAGTCATCTTCTCTCAGCTT AACTTGATCGATCTTGCTGGATCTGAGAGCTCGAAAACTGAAACTACTGgattaagaagaaaagaaggatCTTACATAAACAAAAGTCTTCTGACACTTGGAACA GTTATTGGAAAATTGAGTGAGGGGAAAGCATCTCATGTTCCATATCGTGACTCAAAGCTTACTCGCCTCCTGCAGTCTTCACTTAGTGGGCATGGCCACGTTTCA CTTATTTGCACTATAACTCCAGCATCCAGTAATATGGAAGAAACTCATAATACCTTGAAGTTTGCTAGCAGGGCCAAGCGAGTAGAAATATATGCCTCACGTAATAAG ATTATTGACGAAAAATCTCTAATTAAGAAATACCAAAGAGAAATTTCAGTCCTCAAACATGAACTTGATCAGCTTAAGAAGGGGATGCAACGTGGTGTCAACCATGAAGAGATTATGACCTTAAAGCAAAAG TTGGAAGAAGGTCAAGTGAAAATGCAGTCAAGAttggaagaagaggaagaagcgaAGGTTGCTCTTATGAGTCGGATCCAGAAGCTAACCAAGCTCATTCTGGTTTCATCAAAGAACGCAATTCCAGGATATCTAACTGATGCTTCCAGCCATCAGCAGAGTCCTTCTGTTGGTGAGGATGAT AAATATGATGCCCTACGTGATGGATCTCTTTTGGTTGAAAATGAGAGTCAAAAAGATGTTTCCACTGTGTCATCTGATCCGTCTCATGATGTTAGACATATAATATCGTCAAGTAGACGGAACGAAGAACTCTCCCCAACTAGCTGTATCATCACTGAATCAACACGGCTGCTACCAGCG GGAGGGGTGACAATGTCTGATGAGATGGATCTTCTTGTCGAGCAAGTCAAAATGCTTGCTGGGGATATTGCTTTCAGTACTAGCACTTTGAAACGCTTAATAGAGCAGTCTGTAAATGATCCTGAAAGCTCCAAAATACAG ATTGAGAACTTGGAACAAGATatccaagaaaaaaagaagcaaatgaTGGTTTTAGAACAAAGAATAAGTGAGAGTGGTGAATCATCCGTAGCTAACTCATCACTGGTTGAAATGCAGCAG GCAATCGCAAGATTAGTGACTCAGTGTGATGAAAAGGCCTTTGAGCTGGAG ATAAAATCTGCAGACAACCGTGTCCTTCAAGAACAGTTAGATAATAAG TGTTCTGAAAACAGAGAATTGCAAGAAAAGGTGAAGCTGCTAGAGCAGCAACTGGCAACAATTACTGGTGGTACCTCGTTAATGTTTACTGATCAGTGTCCATCTGGTGAACACATTGATGAGTTGAAAAGGAAAATACAATCCCAG gagattgaaaatgaaaaaatgaagcTAGAGCAAGTTCACTTGTCAGAAGAGAATAGTGGGTTGCATGTGCAGAATCAGAAACTCTCTGAAGAAGCTTCTTATGCCAAAGAACTGGCCTCTGCAGCTGCTGTGGAGTTGAAGAATTTGGCTGGGGAAGTGACCAAACTTTCATTGCAGAATGCAAAGTTGGAAAAGGAATTGGTGGCTGCTCGAGACCAGGCCAATGCTCGAAATGGTGTTGTACAAACAGTTAATGGTGTTAACCGCAAGTACAATGATGCAAGATCAGGGAGGAAGGGAAGAAATTCTAGCCGTGCTAATGAATGTCTGGGAGTTGGTATGGATGAGTTTGAGTCATGGAGTCTTGATGCTAATGATCTGAAGATGGAACTGCAGGCTAGGAGACAGCGAGAGGCAGCTCTTGAGGCTGCATTAGCTGAAAAGGAATTTCTAGAAGAGGAGTACAGGAAAAAGGTTGAAGAGGCCAAAAAAAGAGAAGCCTCGTTGGAGAATGATTTGGCAAATATGTGGGTTCTTGTGGCTAAGTTAAAGAAAGAAGGGGGTGCCGTCCCAGAATCAaacattgatataaaaaaagttgatgaGGAAGCACATACAAATGATCTGAAAACTAATGACTTTGAAAGTGGTATTATCCCCAAGGAGCAGATTTTAGATGTATCAATACCAGAAAATGAAATAACCAATGAAGACCCCTTGGTTGTTCGACTCAAG GCACGCATGAAAGAGATGAGGGAAAAAGAATTCAAGCATCTTGGCAATGGAGATGCCAATTCCCATGTTTGTAAAGTATGTTTTCAATCTTCAACTGCAGCAATTCTTCTTCCATGCAGGCATTTTTGTT TGTGTAAATCTTGTTCACTTGCTTGTTCTGAATGTCCATTATGCCGCACCAATATTTCAGATAGACTTTTTGCTTTTACTTCTTGA
- the LOC114376193 gene encoding kinesin-like protein KIN-7D, mitochondrial isoform X2, with product MASSSRARSSSPFSHRKPSTPLSSASSSTSSFTNGRVMPRSCSSSTSSFYNSGGGGRSMTPSRGHSESVCYDYGNPSPVEFGMDEEVITEPVDSSRARDSISVTIRFRPLSEREYQRGDEIAWYADGDKIVRNEYNPATAYAFDRVFGPHTNSDEVYEVAAKPVVKAAMEGVNGTVFAYGVTSSGKTHTMHGDQYSPGIIPLAIKDVFSIIQDTPGREFLLRVSYLEIYNEVINDLLDPTGQNLRVREDAQGTYVEGMKEEVVLSPGHALSFIAAGEEHRHVGSNNFNLFSSRSHTIFTLMIESSAHGEDYDGVIFSQLNLIDLAGSESSKTETTGLRRKEGSYINKSLLTLGTVIGKLSEGKASHVPYRDSKLTRLLQSSLSGHGHVSLICTITPASSNMEETHNTLKFASRAKRVEIYASRNKIIDEKSLIKKYQREISVLKHELDQLKKGMQRGVNHEEIMTLKQKLEEGQVKMQSRLEEEEEAKVALMSRIQKLTKLILVSSKNAIPGYLTDASSHQQSPSVGEDDGGVTMSDEMDLLVEQVKMLAGDIAFSTSTLKRLIEQSVNDPESSKIQIENLEQDIQEKKKQMMVLEQRISESGESSVANSSLVEMQQAIARLVTQCDEKAFELEIKSADNRVLQEQLDNKCSENRELQEKVKLLEQQLATITGGTSLMFTDQCPSGEHIDELKRKIQSQEIENEKMKLEQVHLSEENSGLHVQNQKLSEEASYAKELASAAAVELKNLAGEVTKLSLQNAKLEKELVAARDQANARNGVVQTVNGVNRKYNDARSGRKGRNSSRANECLGVGMDEFESWSLDANDLKMELQARRQREAALEAALAEKEFLEEEYRKKVEEAKKREASLENDLANMWVLVAKLKKEGGAVPESNIDIKKVDEEAHTNDLKTNDFESGIIPKEQILDVSIPENEITNEDPLVVRLKARMKEMREKEFKHLGNGDANSHVCKVCFQSSTAAILLPCRHFCLCKSCSLACSECPLCRTNISDRLFAFTS from the exons TCGTCCCGAGCTCGGGATAGCATTTCTGTCACGATTCGGTTCAGACCGTTGAG TGAAAGAGAGTACCAGAGAGGAGACGAGATCGCGTGGTATGCGGACGGTGATAAGATTGTGAGGAATGAGTATAATCCAGCTACTGCTTATGCATTTG ATAGAGTGTTTGGACCGCATACGAATTCCGACGAGGTGTATGAAGTAGCTGCTAAACCTGTGGTGAAGGCTGCTATGGAAGGTGTAAATG GAACTGTGTTTGCATACGGTGTGACGAGTAGTGGTAAGACACATACTATGCAC GGAGACCAATATTCTCCTGGTATCATACCGCTGGCTATCAAAGATGTTTTCAGCATTATCCAAGAT ACTCCAGGAAGAGAGTTCTTACTCCGTGTGTCATATCTAGAAATATACAATGAG GTGATAAATGACTTGCTTGACCCAACTGGCCAAAATTTACGTGTTAGAGAAGATGCACAG GGAACTTATGTGGAGGGTATGAAGGAAGAAGTTGTTTTGTCTCCTGGACATGCCCTTTCCTTTATTGCTGCTGGAGAAG AGCATCGTCATGTTGGATCAAACAATTTTAACCTCTTTAGCAGCAGAAGTCACACCATTTTTACACTT ATGATTGAAAGCAGTGCCCATGGTGAAGATTATGATGGAGTCATCTTCTCTCAGCTT AACTTGATCGATCTTGCTGGATCTGAGAGCTCGAAAACTGAAACTACTGgattaagaagaaaagaaggatCTTACATAAACAAAAGTCTTCTGACACTTGGAACA GTTATTGGAAAATTGAGTGAGGGGAAAGCATCTCATGTTCCATATCGTGACTCAAAGCTTACTCGCCTCCTGCAGTCTTCACTTAGTGGGCATGGCCACGTTTCA CTTATTTGCACTATAACTCCAGCATCCAGTAATATGGAAGAAACTCATAATACCTTGAAGTTTGCTAGCAGGGCCAAGCGAGTAGAAATATATGCCTCACGTAATAAG ATTATTGACGAAAAATCTCTAATTAAGAAATACCAAAGAGAAATTTCAGTCCTCAAACATGAACTTGATCAGCTTAAGAAGGGGATGCAACGTGGTGTCAACCATGAAGAGATTATGACCTTAAAGCAAAAG TTGGAAGAAGGTCAAGTGAAAATGCAGTCAAGAttggaagaagaggaagaagcgaAGGTTGCTCTTATGAGTCGGATCCAGAAGCTAACCAAGCTCATTCTGGTTTCATCAAAGAACGCAATTCCAGGATATCTAACTGATGCTTCCAGCCATCAGCAGAGTCCTTCTGTTGGTGAGGATGAT GGAGGGGTGACAATGTCTGATGAGATGGATCTTCTTGTCGAGCAAGTCAAAATGCTTGCTGGGGATATTGCTTTCAGTACTAGCACTTTGAAACGCTTAATAGAGCAGTCTGTAAATGATCCTGAAAGCTCCAAAATACAG ATTGAGAACTTGGAACAAGATatccaagaaaaaaagaagcaaatgaTGGTTTTAGAACAAAGAATAAGTGAGAGTGGTGAATCATCCGTAGCTAACTCATCACTGGTTGAAATGCAGCAG GCAATCGCAAGATTAGTGACTCAGTGTGATGAAAAGGCCTTTGAGCTGGAG ATAAAATCTGCAGACAACCGTGTCCTTCAAGAACAGTTAGATAATAAG TGTTCTGAAAACAGAGAATTGCAAGAAAAGGTGAAGCTGCTAGAGCAGCAACTGGCAACAATTACTGGTGGTACCTCGTTAATGTTTACTGATCAGTGTCCATCTGGTGAACACATTGATGAGTTGAAAAGGAAAATACAATCCCAG gagattgaaaatgaaaaaatgaagcTAGAGCAAGTTCACTTGTCAGAAGAGAATAGTGGGTTGCATGTGCAGAATCAGAAACTCTCTGAAGAAGCTTCTTATGCCAAAGAACTGGCCTCTGCAGCTGCTGTGGAGTTGAAGAATTTGGCTGGGGAAGTGACCAAACTTTCATTGCAGAATGCAAAGTTGGAAAAGGAATTGGTGGCTGCTCGAGACCAGGCCAATGCTCGAAATGGTGTTGTACAAACAGTTAATGGTGTTAACCGCAAGTACAATGATGCAAGATCAGGGAGGAAGGGAAGAAATTCTAGCCGTGCTAATGAATGTCTGGGAGTTGGTATGGATGAGTTTGAGTCATGGAGTCTTGATGCTAATGATCTGAAGATGGAACTGCAGGCTAGGAGACAGCGAGAGGCAGCTCTTGAGGCTGCATTAGCTGAAAAGGAATTTCTAGAAGAGGAGTACAGGAAAAAGGTTGAAGAGGCCAAAAAAAGAGAAGCCTCGTTGGAGAATGATTTGGCAAATATGTGGGTTCTTGTGGCTAAGTTAAAGAAAGAAGGGGGTGCCGTCCCAGAATCAaacattgatataaaaaaagttgatgaGGAAGCACATACAAATGATCTGAAAACTAATGACTTTGAAAGTGGTATTATCCCCAAGGAGCAGATTTTAGATGTATCAATACCAGAAAATGAAATAACCAATGAAGACCCCTTGGTTGTTCGACTCAAG GCACGCATGAAAGAGATGAGGGAAAAAGAATTCAAGCATCTTGGCAATGGAGATGCCAATTCCCATGTTTGTAAAGTATGTTTTCAATCTTCAACTGCAGCAATTCTTCTTCCATGCAGGCATTTTTGTT TGTGTAAATCTTGTTCACTTGCTTGTTCTGAATGTCCATTATGCCGCACCAATATTTCAGATAGACTTTTTGCTTTTACTTCTTGA